From the genome of Pseudoalteromonas aliena SW19, one region includes:
- a CDS encoding YgaP family membrane protein, protein MKLNNLLRLIAGIMIIVSVLLQTFVDPRWIWLTIFIALNLVQSAFSDWCPAIALLRKLNVKE, encoded by the coding sequence ATGAAGCTAAATAATTTACTGCGTTTAATTGCAGGCATCATGATTATTGTATCTGTATTACTACAAACCTTTGTTGATCCTCGTTGGATATGGTTAACTATTTTTATTGCACTGAATTTAGTGCAGTCCGCTTTTAGCGATTGGTGTCCAGCTATCGCACTACTACGCAAACTTAATGTTAAGGAATAA
- a CDS encoding alkaline phosphatase D family protein codes for MSFTRRTFLKASAAGFGAAVLSFGLTGCAFDDNGDVHIPVSFDHGVASGDPLNDSLIIWTRVTPKDTTTDSLKVQWQVALDPQFTTISHDGEAQISNATDFTLKVDLQGLRPNTAYYYRFNAHGKTSPVGQGKTLPIGDIDKVKLAVVSCANYPAGYFHVYGEIAKQPDLDAVIHLGDYIYEYGNDGYATEDAAKLGRLLPEDNQGEIITLSDYRKRYANYRLDGNLQAAHSHCAFITVWDDHEVANDTWRDGAQNHNSDEGDFSERKLQALQAYFEWMPIRNVADKERIYRRFEFGNLVSLYMLDTRMLARDKPLDYADFELSTATGQGEFVNALGADDRALLGSEQLTWLTDGIKTSDNRWQVLGQQVLMTKMHLPIEVMLLLSSLQTTQASGGDPRAMLAQANILFAELAQIKIRVLKGDPTVTPAELARVETTVPYNLDAWDGYAYEREVLLGTAVAAQKNLVVLAGDTHNAWAGQLKTDTNNPIAASKNAGVEFATASVSSPGLEEYLALTTQDAQTVAQIEQVIALLVNDLAYNNLVNRGYLTVTFTKEQANAQWNYVSTIKAADYQMLEERKKGFIMLAGQPQLLTV; via the coding sequence ATGTCGTTTACACGAAGAACTTTTTTAAAGGCGTCAGCAGCGGGTTTTGGCGCTGCTGTTTTATCTTTTGGCCTTACTGGCTGCGCATTTGATGACAATGGCGATGTTCATATTCCGGTGAGCTTCGATCATGGTGTAGCGAGTGGAGATCCACTCAATGATAGTTTAATCATTTGGACTAGAGTAACACCAAAAGATACAACAACTGATAGCCTAAAAGTTCAATGGCAAGTAGCGCTTGATCCGCAATTCACTACCATTAGCCACGATGGTGAAGCGCAAATCAGTAATGCCACAGATTTTACACTTAAAGTAGATTTGCAAGGGTTACGTCCTAACACTGCATACTATTATCGCTTTAATGCACATGGTAAAACGTCACCAGTCGGGCAAGGTAAAACCTTACCTATAGGTGATATAGATAAAGTGAAACTAGCTGTTGTTTCGTGTGCTAATTATCCTGCTGGTTACTTTCATGTGTATGGCGAAATAGCGAAACAACCTGATTTGGATGCAGTAATACATTTAGGTGATTACATTTATGAATATGGTAACGATGGATATGCCACTGAAGATGCTGCAAAACTTGGCCGACTGCTTCCAGAAGATAACCAAGGTGAAATAATCACCCTTAGCGATTATCGTAAACGCTATGCAAATTATCGACTTGACGGCAATTTACAGGCTGCGCATAGTCACTGCGCATTTATCACAGTATGGGACGATCACGAAGTTGCAAATGATACTTGGCGCGACGGAGCTCAAAATCATAACAGTGATGAAGGCGACTTTAGCGAACGTAAATTACAAGCACTGCAAGCTTATTTCGAATGGATGCCTATTCGTAATGTAGCCGACAAAGAGCGTATTTATAGACGTTTTGAGTTTGGCAATTTAGTTTCTCTATACATGTTAGATACGCGCATGCTAGCCCGCGATAAACCACTCGATTATGCTGACTTTGAGTTAAGCACTGCAACAGGACAAGGTGAGTTCGTTAATGCGCTTGGTGCAGACGATCGTGCTTTACTTGGTAGTGAGCAGCTAACTTGGCTAACCGATGGCATTAAAACTTCAGATAATCGCTGGCAAGTACTTGGCCAACAAGTGCTTATGACTAAAATGCATTTACCTATTGAAGTTATGCTGCTTTTATCAAGCTTACAAACTACACAAGCCAGCGGTGGTGATCCACGTGCAATGCTTGCTCAAGCAAATATACTCTTTGCTGAGTTAGCGCAAATCAAAATCCGAGTACTTAAAGGTGATCCAACCGTTACTCCAGCTGAGCTTGCTCGTGTAGAAACAACTGTACCATACAATTTAGACGCTTGGGATGGTTATGCTTATGAGAGAGAAGTGCTACTAGGTACAGCGGTTGCTGCACAAAAAAATCTCGTTGTCTTAGCGGGCGATACTCATAATGCTTGGGCTGGACAGCTAAAAACAGATACAAATAACCCTATTGCGGCATCAAAAAACGCAGGTGTTGAATTTGCAACAGCGTCAGTATCTTCACCTGGCCTAGAAGAGTACTTAGCGCTGACAACTCAAGATGCGCAAACAGTTGCACAAATTGAGCAAGTCATTGCACTGTTAGTAAACGATCTCGCTTACAACAACTTAGTTAATCGTGGTTACCTCACCGTAACATTTACTAAAGAGCAGGCAAACGCTCAGTGGAACTATGTAAGCACTATTAAAGCGGCTGATTACCAAATGCTTGAAGAGCGTAAAAAAGGGTTCATTATGCTAGCAGGCCAACCTCAGCTACTAACCGTATAA
- a CDS encoding alpha-1,6-glucosidase domain-containing protein produces MKIIKIYSYLLAALYLLVLIGCGGSKDAKSEQVLLTCNAPQVPNEAGTQCVEPEPIKCAAPTVPDEKNESCILGADPALPEPVVFPGDNEAILFYNRITDADYEGYRLHSWNDDVCDAFAPPFDTSDWADGHVHDGIDPNYGAYWIIKLKAGYSECANFIIHIGTESTGKAFGDVDLTMPLMQDDEKFQRMNFTLHGEPSVFEFPILNLGERPVAITGASAHWIDLNTVLYKPSNELSQIIKLYSSASADLEVDEETGLNGQSIELIQTNLTDEQALKVPHLSNWTAYQGNWDTEAAKQLIKQQLLVAGFDADGKLLEASYVQTAKALDALYTQNENDANEAQLGVNYNNNAIDVSVWAPTANNMMLNVFDADKAQVHSSAMLFDSNTGIWSISLDSKYDRQYYRFAFDVYHPTTKAIESLWSTDPYSLNVSSNGLYSQLINLNDDDTKPQGWDERSIPTITNPEDAIIYEGHVRDFSVRDTSVSAPNRGKYLAFTEHESVPMQHLKQLADRGLTHFHLLPVTDIGTIEENAAERVEITDTLGKLCERINDEADACKTEDKNSTIVKLLQSYLPNSDDAQALTSAMRDLDGFNWGYDPHHFIAPEGSYASTAEGIARVVETRAMVQSLQEIGLRVVLDVVYNHTTASGIWDKSVFDKLVPGYYHRYSETSGDIEQSTCCENTATEHVMMDKFVTDSLVILARDFGYDSFRFDVMGHMPKSSILAAREAVQAIDADNYFYGEGWDFGEVANNRLFIQAKQADMAGSEVGTFNDRIREAIRGGALFSNNPTDGNLAEQDTLRLSLAGNLQNYILKDFKGNSAKGNSFTWNTQPTAYALDPADSINYVSKHDNETLWDQLQYKHIANMSIEQRVRAHNIALAVPLVSQGIPFMQLGADLLRSKSMDRDSYNAGDWFNAVDLTKQNNNWNIGLPNAEKNQEKWSEIMPISGNPQAAAQPQNIAYAGGVFQEFLAIRSASPLFRLTTEQDVIARVGFHNVGKNQQYGLIVMSIDDGEGLTDIDANNDALVVVINSTGQLLTHSIPTASGFELHTVLKNSVDPAMAAASFTQGNGSGSFNLPAYTMAVFVKPQGSTQGVGLSANATVGEPDVLPFGSTSVYVRGSLNDWGTANRFEYVGDDEYRLTATLAAGSYEFKIASEDWATVDFGALSDADKEVVEKQSEPLTRSGANMTFTAAIDATYVFSFNANDKENPTLKIYNEEPFASTPVFVRGSLNDWGTSDELIYQGKGIYTFTKMLSAASYEFKIASEDWSRVDYGSADTDISTTLGKAKRLAIGGANMMIDIANDGEYQFIVDASDLSAVTLSILNVEMFADTQVFIRGSLNGWGTDNPLNYQGNATYTTSLTLEAGNYEFKVASEDWSTVDYGGIGESPIVNIGEQTLLEAVGANITLRITEQGNYTFNVIGPDKKNIKVLINKK; encoded by the coding sequence ATGAAAATAATTAAAATATATAGCTACTTGCTAGCTGCGTTATACCTATTGGTTTTAATAGGCTGTGGTGGCAGCAAGGATGCAAAATCTGAGCAAGTGTTACTCACTTGTAATGCACCTCAAGTCCCAAATGAAGCTGGTACACAATGTGTCGAACCTGAACCAATAAAGTGTGCTGCCCCGACAGTTCCTGATGAAAAAAATGAAAGCTGCATTTTAGGTGCTGATCCTGCGTTACCAGAGCCCGTAGTTTTTCCTGGCGATAATGAGGCAATTTTGTTTTATAACCGCATAACAGACGCTGACTATGAAGGTTACCGATTACATTCGTGGAATGACGATGTATGCGATGCTTTTGCACCACCTTTTGATACGAGCGATTGGGCAGATGGTCATGTTCATGATGGGATAGATCCGAATTATGGTGCATATTGGATTATAAAACTCAAAGCTGGTTACAGCGAGTGTGCTAATTTTATTATTCATATAGGTACAGAGAGCACCGGTAAGGCATTTGGTGATGTTGATTTAACAATGCCATTAATGCAAGACGACGAAAAGTTTCAACGTATGAACTTTACTTTGCATGGTGAGCCGTCTGTTTTTGAGTTTCCTATTCTAAATTTAGGTGAGCGTCCGGTCGCTATTACAGGGGCTTCTGCACATTGGATAGATTTAAATACGGTACTGTACAAACCGAGTAATGAACTGAGTCAAATCATTAAATTATATAGCTCTGCAAGCGCGGATTTAGAGGTTGATGAAGAGACTGGATTAAATGGTCAAAGCATTGAGTTGATACAAACTAATTTAACCGATGAGCAAGCACTAAAAGTACCGCACTTGAGTAATTGGACCGCGTATCAAGGTAACTGGGATACAGAGGCCGCTAAGCAATTAATTAAACAACAATTGCTAGTGGCGGGTTTTGATGCTGATGGCAAGCTTCTTGAAGCAAGTTACGTTCAAACAGCAAAGGCATTAGATGCGCTTTATACGCAAAATGAAAATGATGCTAACGAGGCGCAACTAGGCGTTAATTACAATAACAATGCAATTGATGTATCAGTGTGGGCACCTACTGCCAATAATATGATGCTTAATGTGTTTGATGCCGATAAAGCACAAGTGCATAGCAGTGCAATGCTATTTGATAGTAATACTGGCATTTGGTCTATCAGCTTAGATAGCAAATACGATCGCCAATACTACCGTTTTGCGTTTGATGTATATCACCCAACCACCAAAGCGATTGAAAGTTTATGGAGTACAGACCCCTATTCACTCAATGTATCAAGCAATGGTTTGTATTCGCAGCTAATCAACCTAAATGACGATGACACCAAACCACAGGGCTGGGATGAACGCAGTATACCGACCATTACCAATCCAGAAGATGCGATTATTTATGAAGGGCATGTACGTGACTTTAGTGTGCGCGATACCAGTGTTAGTGCACCAAATCGCGGTAAATACCTTGCATTTACAGAGCATGAAAGCGTGCCAATGCAGCATCTTAAACAATTGGCTGATAGAGGTTTAACTCACTTTCATTTGTTACCAGTGACAGACATTGGCACCATTGAAGAAAATGCCGCAGAGCGAGTAGAAATAACCGATACGTTAGGTAAGTTATGTGAGCGTATTAACGATGAAGCCGATGCTTGTAAAACAGAAGACAAGAACAGCACCATTGTAAAATTGCTGCAAAGTTACTTACCAAATTCTGACGATGCCCAAGCACTTACCAGTGCTATGCGTGATCTAGATGGTTTTAACTGGGGTTACGATCCGCATCACTTTATTGCCCCTGAAGGGTCTTATGCCTCAACGGCTGAGGGTATTGCTCGCGTAGTTGAAACGCGCGCTATGGTGCAGTCGCTACAAGAAATTGGCTTAAGAGTCGTGCTGGATGTTGTTTATAATCATACAACAGCATCAGGTATTTGGGATAAATCGGTATTTGATAAATTAGTACCCGGTTATTACCACAGATACAGCGAAACGAGCGGCGATATTGAGCAATCAACATGTTGTGAAAACACCGCCACTGAGCATGTCATGATGGATAAGTTTGTCACTGATTCATTAGTGATTTTAGCCCGTGATTTTGGGTATGATAGTTTTCGTTTTGATGTGATGGGGCATATGCCTAAATCGTCAATTTTAGCAGCCCGTGAAGCGGTTCAAGCAATCGATGCAGATAACTATTTTTATGGCGAAGGGTGGGACTTTGGTGAAGTAGCTAATAACCGTTTATTTATACAAGCAAAACAAGCTGATATGGCGGGTTCAGAGGTGGGTACTTTTAACGACCGTATCCGCGAAGCTATTCGGGGGGGAGCACTGTTTAGCAATAACCCAACCGATGGTAATTTAGCTGAGCAAGATACATTGCGGTTATCGCTTGCTGGCAATTTACAAAACTATATTCTAAAAGACTTTAAAGGCAATTCAGCGAAGGGCAACAGCTTTACGTGGAATACTCAGCCAACAGCGTATGCACTTGATCCTGCCGATAGCATTAACTACGTTTCTAAACATGACAACGAAACCTTGTGGGATCAACTGCAATACAAGCATATTGCAAACATGAGTATTGAACAGCGTGTACGCGCCCATAATATAGCGCTCGCAGTGCCACTTGTGAGCCAAGGTATCCCATTTATGCAACTGGGCGCTGATTTACTGCGTTCAAAATCAATGGATCGTGATAGCTACAATGCCGGAGATTGGTTTAATGCAGTTGATTTAACTAAGCAAAATAATAATTGGAATATTGGTTTACCTAACGCTGAAAAAAATCAAGAAAAATGGTCTGAAATAATGCCTATTTCGGGTAATCCTCAAGCTGCTGCACAACCGCAAAATATTGCTTATGCTGGTGGGGTTTTTCAAGAGTTTTTAGCTATTCGCAGTGCTAGCCCACTATTTAGATTAACCACAGAGCAAGATGTAATAGCACGTGTTGGTTTTCATAATGTGGGCAAAAACCAGCAATATGGCTTAATTGTTATGAGTATTGATGATGGGGAAGGATTAACCGATATTGATGCAAACAACGATGCGCTTGTTGTGGTTATAAATTCCACTGGGCAATTGCTTACTCATAGCATACCAACGGCGAGTGGCTTTGAGCTACACACTGTACTTAAAAATAGTGTTGACCCAGCAATGGCTGCGGCCTCTTTTACCCAAGGCAATGGCAGCGGCAGTTTTAACCTACCAGCATACACTATGGCTGTATTTGTAAAACCGCAAGGTAGCACGCAAGGCGTAGGTTTAAGTGCAAATGCAACCGTTGGCGAACCTGATGTGCTCCCTTTTGGTAGCACAAGTGTGTATGTTCGCGGTAGCTTAAATGACTGGGGCACAGCAAATCGCTTTGAATATGTTGGGGATGACGAATATCGACTTACAGCCACGTTAGCCGCAGGTAGTTATGAGTTTAAAATTGCCTCTGAAGATTGGGCTACGGTTGATTTTGGCGCGCTTTCAGATGCTGATAAAGAGGTTGTGGAAAAACAAAGCGAGCCTTTAACACGTTCAGGCGCAAACATGACCTTTACAGCTGCCATTGATGCGACGTATGTATTTTCATTTAATGCCAATGATAAAGAAAATCCAACCTTAAAAATTTATAATGAAGAGCCATTTGCTAGCACGCCGGTATTCGTTCGTGGCAGCTTAAACGATTGGGGCACCAGTGATGAACTAATATATCAAGGGAAAGGTATTTACACGTTTACTAAAATGCTCAGCGCAGCCAGTTATGAATTTAAAATAGCTTCTGAGGATTGGAGTCGCGTTGATTATGGCTCTGCTGATACAGATATAAGCACTACCTTAGGCAAAGCGAAACGACTAGCAATAGGCGGCGCTAATATGATGATAGATATTGCAAATGATGGTGAATACCAGTTTATAGTGGATGCGAGCGATTTAAGCGCTGTTACATTGAGCATTTTAAATGTAGAAATGTTTGCAGATACGCAAGTATTTATCCGTGGCAGTTTAAATGGATGGGGAACAGATAACCCACTTAATTACCAAGGCAATGCGACTTACACAACGTCGTTAACCCTCGAAGCGGGTAATTATGAGTTTAAAGTGGCTTCTGAGGATTGGAGTACCGTTGATTACGGCGGTATTGGTGAATCCCCAATTGTAAATATAGGTGAACAGACTTTACTGGAAGCGGTGGGTGCGAATATAACGTTGAGAATTACTGAGCAGGGAAATTATACATTTAATGTTATTGGCCCTGATAAAAAAAACATCAAGGTATTAATCAATAAAAAATAA
- a CDS encoding ArsR/SmtB family transcription factor, which translates to MNIDFTAMAGNVAEAEQLLKILANKNRLMILCSLQDTEMSVSQLNEAVPLAQSALSQHLAALRKANVVATRRESQTIYYRVIDDNAVQLLSTLYSLFCKG; encoded by the coding sequence ATGAATATAGATTTTACCGCAATGGCAGGCAACGTAGCCGAAGCTGAACAGCTATTAAAGATTTTGGCTAATAAAAATCGTTTAATGATTTTATGTTCACTCCAAGATACAGAAATGAGTGTTTCGCAACTAAACGAAGCAGTTCCTTTGGCACAATCTGCACTTTCTCAGCATTTAGCTGCACTGCGAAAAGCGAATGTTGTGGCTACACGTCGCGAAAGCCAAACTATTTACTACCGTGTGATTGACGATAATGCCGTGCAATTACTGAGCACGCTATACAGTTTATTCTGTAAAGGTTAA
- a CDS encoding PH domain-containing protein, with translation MQETILESASFDSKVKQYWMVTAVLFSCLVLVTIPLIPLILLIVWLVAGRILAAMSAELLPQKLVVKRGVLFKEEKSIPLEKITDVGLSQGPLMRFFGLYRLSFETAGQSGHGALVSLLGVVNAGEFREAILTQKDNLNEQYPVADELAEDHLNQALLARLVEVVERIDTRLAALEKQR, from the coding sequence ATGCAAGAAACTATTTTAGAAAGCGCATCGTTCGATTCTAAGGTAAAGCAGTACTGGATGGTTACAGCAGTGCTATTTAGTTGCCTAGTACTGGTTACTATTCCGTTGATACCATTAATTTTACTTATTGTATGGCTGGTGGCAGGGCGAATTTTAGCGGCTATGTCGGCTGAGTTACTGCCACAAAAGCTAGTAGTTAAACGTGGGGTATTATTTAAAGAGGAAAAGTCGATACCGCTTGAGAAAATCACTGATGTTGGATTAAGCCAAGGCCCGCTTATGCGCTTTTTTGGGTTATATCGGTTAAGTTTTGAAACAGCAGGGCAATCAGGCCACGGTGCTTTAGTCTCTTTATTGGGGGTTGTAAATGCGGGTGAATTTAGAGAAGCCATATTGACTCAAAAAGATAACCTAAACGAACAATATCCTGTTGCAGATGAGCTTGCAGAAGATCACCTTAACCAAGCGCTATTAGCGCGCTTAGTTGAGGTGGTTGAACGTATTGATACACGTTTAGCAGCGCTTGAGAAACAGCGTTAA
- a CDS encoding rhodanese-like domain-containing protein, which translates to MLTSIPDLLKTITPNQRRIDAEQAKQELEQNKGLLIDVREPAEHAIKAAVGAINIPRGLLEMKLMEIEKDATRPIYLHCASAARATLAAEALTRIGYKDVTVITCEIKKILNTL; encoded by the coding sequence ATGCTTACTTCAATCCCTGATTTACTAAAAACTATCACACCTAACCAACGCCGTATTGACGCAGAGCAAGCAAAACAAGAGCTTGAACAAAATAAAGGTTTACTTATTGATGTACGAGAGCCCGCTGAGCATGCAATAAAAGCGGCTGTTGGAGCAATAAACATCCCACGTGGATTGCTTGAAATGAAATTAATGGAAATAGAAAAAGACGCGACACGTCCAATCTACTTACATTGCGCTAGCGCTGCACGAGCAACATTAGCTGCAGAAGCACTTACCCGCATTGGTTACAAAGATGTCACTGTTATTACATGTGAAATAAAAAAGATACTTAACACCCTATAA
- a CDS encoding MipA/OmpV family protein, whose translation MNTYVKNSVQLLLGAFALSSITAQAQDESPWSIGAAVISTGSPYAGTDNKILLLPMINYEGEKLTFRGFALDYKLVEDEGFTWSAILEPGQNFDSSDSDITAIKALNDREISLYAGTKVSYATKYGHFSASASHDVLGHGDGAMFDTNYSYPFKLSKQIMLIPSFGVELNSSKVSNYYYGIKKGESNTYAPYKLGSTVNYNAGMLLSYQLDKRWNISAMISYTRLDSDIENSPIIDTANISTAMMSVSYQF comes from the coding sequence ATGAATACTTATGTAAAAAATAGTGTGCAACTGTTGCTTGGCGCATTCGCTTTATCAAGTATAACGGCTCAAGCTCAGGATGAATCTCCGTGGTCGATTGGTGCTGCCGTTATTTCAACAGGATCGCCTTATGCAGGGACTGATAACAAAATACTGCTTTTACCCATGATCAACTATGAAGGTGAAAAACTAACGTTTAGAGGCTTTGCTCTGGATTACAAGCTAGTTGAAGATGAAGGCTTTACTTGGTCAGCTATACTTGAACCTGGGCAAAATTTTGATTCATCCGACTCTGATATCACTGCAATTAAGGCCCTTAACGATCGTGAAATATCTCTTTATGCAGGAACTAAAGTAAGTTACGCCACAAAGTATGGTCATTTTAGTGCCAGTGCATCACACGATGTATTAGGTCACGGCGATGGCGCCATGTTTGATACTAATTATAGCTACCCATTTAAGCTATCAAAACAAATTATGTTAATACCTTCATTTGGTGTTGAACTCAATAGTAGCAAGGTATCAAACTACTATTACGGCATTAAAAAAGGCGAATCAAACACGTATGCCCCTTACAAACTCGGTTCTACCGTTAATTATAACGCTGGTATGTTGCTAAGTTATCAGCTGGATAAAAGATGGAATATAAGCGCTATGATCAGCTACACACGATTAGACTCTGATATTGAAAACTCACCAATTATAGATACGGCGAACATTTCAACTGCCATGATGTCGGTTAGCTATCAGTTCTAA
- a CDS encoding LysE family translocator: MALSVWLSLALVCMMGAMSPGPSLAVVLKHTLSGGMKNGMLAALSHGIGVGLYAAASLLGLGALMAQFPTLYQILVYLGAAYLAYLGLKILLAKPSNNELQVQKSEVSASKALQDGFAIAFLNPKLAIFFLALFSQFIDPQNLTLSIGIIMCLTVFVIDTGWYLLVAVLTEVSKNRFGFTKQNPWLDKILGVVFIALAIRVVISL, encoded by the coding sequence ATGGCTTTATCTGTTTGGTTGAGTTTGGCATTGGTATGCATGATGGGCGCGATGTCGCCAGGGCCAAGCCTTGCGGTGGTATTAAAGCACACGCTTAGTGGTGGCATGAAAAACGGCATGCTTGCTGCGCTCAGTCACGGTATTGGCGTTGGGCTTTATGCTGCAGCCTCATTACTTGGCTTAGGAGCATTGATGGCTCAATTTCCAACACTATACCAAATATTGGTGTATTTAGGCGCTGCGTATTTAGCCTATTTAGGTTTAAAAATACTGCTAGCAAAACCAAGTAATAACGAGCTGCAAGTACAAAAGAGTGAAGTAAGTGCGAGTAAAGCGTTACAAGATGGATTTGCGATTGCTTTTTTAAATCCTAAACTCGCGATTTTCTTTTTAGCGTTGTTCTCACAATTTATAGATCCGCAAAACCTCACTTTAAGCATTGGCATTATTATGTGCTTAACCGTGTTTGTAATTGATACTGGTTGGTATTTATTAGTTGCAGTGCTAACTGAGGTGTCTAAAAATCGTTTTGGTTTTACTAAGCAAAACCCATGGTTAGACAAAATACTGGGTGTTGTGTTTATTGCCCTAGCCATAAGGGTGGTCATTAGTTTGTAG
- a CDS encoding DUF3224 domain-containing protein gives MTTNIINGEFTVALAPIEGYAKGQQGINLGRMSIDKTFKGSLNATSQGEMLSAMTPTQGSAGYVAIEQVVGELEGKQGSFVLQHFGTMNKGQDSLILNVIPDSGTDELEGLSGSMKIRIEQGIHYYDFEYTVDSK, from the coding sequence ATGACTACAAATATAATAAACGGTGAATTTACAGTCGCTTTAGCGCCAATTGAAGGTTACGCCAAAGGGCAGCAAGGCATTAATTTAGGGCGTATGTCGATTGATAAAACATTTAAAGGTAGCTTAAATGCGACCAGCCAAGGCGAAATGCTCAGTGCTATGACGCCAACGCAAGGGAGTGCAGGTTATGTTGCTATTGAGCAAGTAGTTGGGGAACTTGAAGGTAAGCAGGGGAGCTTTGTACTGCAACACTTTGGCACTATGAATAAAGGTCAAGATAGCCTGATTTTAAACGTCATTCCCGATTCAGGTACTGATGAGCTTGAAGGCTTAAGCGGCAGTATGAAAATTCGTATAGAGCAAGGTATTCATTACTATGACTTTGAATACACTGTAGATAGTAAATAA